Proteins found in one Microcoleus sp. FACHB-831 genomic segment:
- the hslO gene encoding Hsp33 family molecular chaperone HslO — protein MADQLIRATAAEGGIRAVGVITTRLTEEAKRRHKLSYVATAALGRTMSSALLLVSSMKREGSRVNIRVKGDGPLGGILVDAGLDGTVRGYVENPDIELPPNAKGKLDVGGAVGRDGYLYVVRDVGYGYPYSSTVELVSGEIGDDVAHYLVNSEQTPSVLMVGVFVGAEGVTASGGILVQVLPKAARDESLVETLESRVEALSGFTPLLQAGKTLPEIFEQLLGDMGLVILPEIQMLRFHCGCSFDRVLGALKMLGEAELQDMIEKDDGAEATCHFCGEVYKASSDELAQLISDLRTESV, from the coding sequence ATCAGTTAATTCGCGCTACAGCAGCAGAGGGCGGAATTCGCGCCGTCGGTGTCATCACAACGCGCCTCACAGAAGAAGCCAAACGGCGGCACAAGCTTTCCTACGTCGCCACAGCAGCACTAGGCCGCACAATGTCTTCAGCTTTGTTGCTCGTTTCTAGCATGAAGAGAGAAGGGTCAAGAGTCAACATCCGAGTCAAAGGTGATGGCCCCTTGGGTGGAATACTCGTAGACGCCGGATTAGATGGAACAGTTCGTGGCTATGTAGAAAACCCAGATATTGAACTGCCACCCAATGCTAAAGGCAAACTCGACGTTGGTGGTGCTGTAGGTAGAGATGGCTACCTCTACGTTGTCAGGGATGTGGGATATGGTTATCCCTATTCCAGTACAGTAGAACTGGTTTCGGGTGAAATTGGCGATGATGTGGCTCACTACCTGGTGAATTCAGAACAAACACCTTCAGTTTTGATGGTGGGTGTGTTTGTTGGAGCAGAGGGCGTTACTGCATCTGGTGGAATACTTGTGCAAGTTTTGCCTAAAGCTGCAAGAGACGAGAGCCTAGTTGAAACTTTGGAATCGCGAGTCGAGGCGCTGTCAGGATTCACGCCATTATTACAGGCAGGCAAGACATTACCGGAGATTTTTGAACAGCTACTCGGAGACATGGGTTTGGTAATTTTACCAGAAATCCAGATGCTACGCTTTCATTGTGGTTGTTCCTTCGATCGCGTCTTGGGAGCTTTAAAAATGTTGGGTGAAGCAGAACTACAAGACATGATAGAAAAAGATGATGGAGCCGAAGCAACTTGCCACTTTTGTGGAGAAGTTTACAAAGCAAGTAGTGATGAATTAGCGCAGTTAATTTCCGATTTGCGAACCGAGTCGGTTTAA
- a CDS encoding chromosome segregation ATPase encodes MTRDSEIPDRWPTAGSEDPAGWTSDKKGADPKRPKKKSARKTTKEEPPNPEVETPIEKRRRLGFLRSWAFWWTMGAIASGGVGYMAIALLLKLPAIPNCPSTFWPMASASLRLYCAQVAANKQTADNLVEAIALVNSLPADHGLRPEINRSIEQWSLDLLSLAEEDFDSGKIKQAIATARKIPETAPAYKLVENRVQRWQAIWSNAEKIYQKAESELRQSRWHLAFAQAVRLTNIGNRYWATTKYEQLVANIQLAREESAKLDKAYNLLKYGDANELLQAVKLAEQIKPSSYAYKEAKDLLVKCGNKLLEMAQDRLDKKDWQGTIAIANKMPPSLNLQQQAQGLTFLAQAQSKAEGGNIASLEEAITIAQKIEPGSPMRDKAQEIITRWQREIEDVAHLERARNLAKGGAINDLMAAIAEAQQVPSNNPRINEAKTEMKRWATQIETLQDRPYLERAEQLATAGDVASLQEAILQAGQIGNGRVLYQQAQSKIAGWNGKIQRLQDQPFIDQAEQIATSGNLRGAIETAQQIRPGRALYGEAQNKIRQWIVQIQRQEDQPYLDQADQLANAGNLSGAIATLQQIQQGRALYGAAQNKIRQLSVEIQRQEDQPYLDQADQLANSGNLANAIATAQQIQQGRALYGAAQNKIRQWAGLIQRQEDQPYLDQAQALANSGNLSGAVSAAEQIKEGRSLYKEARTKIRGWQRDLQAIDQLQSATQLANSGTPEALLSAIRKARQVPSSSSAGKNAKDAIARWSYQILTIAQDRSASDLNTAIAIANIVPSGTDAYETAQRQIELWQQSLAPQSAGEAATTPAN; translated from the coding sequence ATGACTAGAGATAGCGAAATACCAGACCGTTGGCCTACAGCAGGGTCTGAAGATCCAGCTGGGTGGACATCGGACAAAAAAGGGGCCGATCCTAAGCGCCCTAAGAAAAAGTCTGCCCGGAAAACAACAAAAGAAGAACCCCCTAATCCAGAAGTAGAAACCCCAATAGAGAAGCGCCGCCGCCTGGGATTCCTGCGGAGTTGGGCGTTTTGGTGGACGATGGGGGCGATCGCTTCTGGCGGAGTGGGATACATGGCGATCGCGCTATTGCTGAAGCTACCTGCAATACCAAACTGTCCATCAACTTTCTGGCCAATGGCTTCTGCTAGCTTGCGCCTGTACTGCGCTCAAGTGGCGGCAAACAAGCAGACAGCAGATAACTTGGTCGAAGCGATCGCCCTAGTCAACAGTCTCCCAGCCGACCACGGATTGCGTCCAGAAATTAACCGCAGTATTGAACAATGGTCGCTGGATCTCCTCAGTTTAGCGGAAGAAGATTTTGATAGTGGGAAAATAAAACAAGCGATCGCCACTGCCCGCAAAATTCCTGAAACAGCTCCTGCCTACAAGTTGGTAGAAAATCGCGTTCAGCGCTGGCAGGCAATATGGTCGAATGCAGAAAAAATTTATCAAAAAGCAGAAAGCGAACTGCGTCAGTCACGCTGGCATCTAGCTTTTGCTCAAGCAGTACGCCTGACGAACATAGGCAATAGATACTGGGCAACCACCAAGTACGAACAATTGGTTGCTAATATTCAACTTGCCCGCGAAGAAAGCGCCAAGCTCGACAAAGCCTACAATTTGCTTAAATATGGAGACGCAAACGAGCTGTTACAGGCTGTCAAACTCGCCGAGCAAATTAAGCCCAGCAGTTATGCCTACAAAGAAGCCAAAGATCTCCTCGTTAAGTGTGGCAACAAGCTGCTAGAAATGGCGCAAGATCGGCTAGACAAAAAAGACTGGCAAGGGACGATCGCGATCGCCAATAAAATGCCCCCCAGCCTAAATTTACAACAACAAGCTCAAGGCTTGACGTTCCTCGCCCAAGCTCAATCCAAGGCAGAGGGTGGAAATATTGCCAGCCTGGAAGAAGCGATTACTATTGCCCAAAAAATAGAACCGGGAAGCCCCATGCGCGATAAAGCGCAGGAAATAATTACCCGTTGGCAGAGAGAAATTGAAGACGTAGCGCATCTAGAAAGGGCAAGGAACTTGGCAAAAGGCGGAGCCATAAATGACTTAATGGCAGCGATCGCAGAAGCACAACAAGTTCCCTCTAACAATCCGCGCATTAACGAAGCAAAAACAGAAATGAAGCGCTGGGCTACCCAAATAGAGACGCTGCAAGATCGTCCCTATCTGGAACGTGCCGAACAGCTAGCCACTGCGGGCGATGTTGCCTCCTTGCAAGAAGCAATTTTACAAGCAGGTCAAATCGGCAACGGTCGCGTCCTGTACCAACAAGCGCAAAGCAAAATCGCTGGTTGGAATGGCAAAATTCAGCGACTCCAAGACCAGCCCTTCATCGACCAAGCCGAACAAATAGCCACTTCTGGCAATCTTAGAGGTGCTATTGAAACCGCCCAACAGATTAGACCGGGACGCGCCCTCTACGGCGAGGCTCAAAATAAGATTAGGCAGTGGATTGTCCAAATCCAGCGTCAAGAAGACCAACCTTACCTCGACCAAGCGGATCAACTGGCGAATGCGGGCAACCTTAGCGGCGCTATAGCTACACTGCAACAGATTCAACAGGGACGCGCCCTCTACGGTGCGGCGCAAAACAAGATCCGCCAGTTGAGCGTGGAAATTCAGCGCCAAGAAGACCAACCTTACCTCGACCAAGCCGATCAACTAGCAAATTCCGGCAACCTTGCTAACGCTATAGCCACAGCCCAACAAATTCAACAGGGACGCGCCCTCTACGGTGCGGCGCAAAACAAGATCCGCCAGTGGGCTGGGCTAATCCAGCGCCAAGAAGACCAGCCTTACCTCGACCAAGCACAGGCGCTGGCAAATTCCGGCAACCTCAGCGGCGCAGTGAGCGCAGCCGAACAGATTAAAGAGGGACGGTCGCTCTACAAGGAGGCTCGGACAAAAATTAGAGGCTGGCAGAGGGATCTACAGGCTATCGATCAGCTACAGTCGGCGACCCAGTTGGCAAACTCAGGCACGCCAGAAGCCTTGCTATCAGCTATTCGCAAGGCTCGCCAAGTTCCTAGTTCTAGCTCAGCTGGCAAGAACGCTAAAGACGCGATCGCTCGCTGGAGTTATCAAATATTAACAATCGCACAAGATCGATCGGCTAGCGATCTCAACACCGCGATCGCTATTGCTAATATTGTCCCCTCTGGCACCGATGCCTACGAAACCGCTCAACGCCAAATCGAACTATGGCAACAGTCTCTCGCACCCCAGTCTGCTGGGGAGGCTGCTACAACGCCCGCTAACTAA
- the crtD gene encoding C-3',4' desaturase CrtD, giving the protein MPSNHVVVIGAGIGGLTAGALLARRGYRVLVLDQALVPGGCASTFKRKGFTFDVGATQVAGLEPGGIHKRIFDELEIEVPGAIPCDPACAVYLPGETEPINVWRDREKWKAERQRQFPGSEPFWDLFATLFKASWEFQSRDPVLPPRNWWDLWQLTKAVRPSTTITLPYTFLTVGDALRGYGLDGDRRLRTFLDLQLKLYSQVDAEETALLYAATALSVSQEPQGLYHLQGSMQVLSDRLVEALERYGGKLLMRHTVEHIEVENGKASSVRIRNQKTDEVWTESADHVVANVTVQNLVQLLGEKAPKGYKHRVEKLRSPSGAFVVYLGVDQSAIPPECPPHLQFLYDYDGPIGENNSLFVSVSHPGDGRAPEGKGTIIASSFVDPRPWWQGDRYDELKRKYAEEAIARLGQYFHLTPETIIHTEAATPRTFARYTAREQGFVGGIGQRVPTFGPFGFANRTPVNRLWLVGDSTHPGEGTAGVSYSALTVVRQIENF; this is encoded by the coding sequence ATGCCAAGCAATCATGTAGTCGTCATCGGTGCTGGGATTGGTGGACTGACGGCGGGGGCACTTCTCGCTCGTCGCGGCTACCGGGTGTTAGTCTTGGATCAAGCTCTCGTACCTGGGGGATGCGCCTCCACTTTCAAACGCAAGGGATTTACTTTTGATGTGGGCGCTACTCAGGTTGCAGGATTAGAACCGGGCGGGATTCACAAGCGGATTTTTGATGAGCTAGAGATTGAAGTACCAGGCGCGATACCTTGCGATCCTGCTTGTGCTGTATATCTCCCTGGTGAAACAGAACCAATAAACGTCTGGCGCGATCGCGAGAAGTGGAAGGCGGAACGTCAGCGACAGTTTCCTGGTAGCGAACCTTTTTGGGACTTATTTGCTACTTTATTTAAGGCAAGCTGGGAGTTTCAATCTCGCGATCCAGTACTACCGCCGCGCAATTGGTGGGATTTGTGGCAATTAACTAAGGCTGTTCGTCCTAGTACTACAATTACTTTGCCCTACACTTTTTTAACGGTGGGCGATGCATTGCGCGGGTACGGACTGGATGGCGATCGCCGTCTGAGAACGTTTCTCGATTTGCAACTAAAGCTTTATTCTCAGGTGGATGCGGAGGAAACAGCCCTTCTGTATGCGGCGACGGCTTTGAGCGTATCCCAAGAACCGCAAGGATTATATCACTTGCAGGGTAGTATGCAAGTATTGAGCGATCGCCTAGTCGAAGCTTTAGAACGATATGGCGGTAAGCTTTTGATGCGCCACACGGTCGAACATATTGAAGTAGAAAACGGCAAAGCTAGCAGCGTCCGCATCCGCAACCAGAAAACTGACGAAGTTTGGACTGAATCAGCGGATCATGTTGTGGCGAACGTAACAGTGCAAAACTTGGTGCAACTGTTAGGGGAAAAAGCACCCAAAGGTTATAAACATCGGGTAGAAAAATTGCGATCGCCGTCTGGTGCGTTTGTAGTGTATTTGGGAGTTGACCAAAGTGCAATTCCCCCAGAGTGTCCGCCTCACTTGCAGTTTCTCTACGACTACGATGGCCCAATTGGGGAAAATAACTCGCTATTTGTCTCAGTTAGCCATCCTGGTGATGGTCGCGCACCGGAGGGTAAAGGGACGATTATTGCTTCTTCGTTTGTCGATCCTAGACCTTGGTGGCAAGGCGATCGTTACGACGAACTTAAGCGCAAGTATGCAGAAGAAGCGATCGCGCGTCTGGGGCAATATTTCCACCTGACACCAGAAACCATCATCCACACAGAAGCCGCGACACCCCGGACATTTGCACGTTACACAGCACGCGAACAAGGGTTTGTCGGCGGTATCGGTCAAAGAGTGCCAACTTTTGGCCCCTTTGGTTTCGCCAATCGGACACCAGTAAATCGCCTGTGGTTGGTGGGAGATTCAACGCATCCAGGGGAAGGTACGGCGGGTGTCAGCTACTCAGCTTTGACTGTAGTGCGACAAATTGAGAATTTCTGA
- a CDS encoding ATP-binding protein, with the protein MLSVLSLSTNTLIAACYYPIAFLIFRGLLQRQHLTGNPLLLATLAVFFICALRHSAHIVIIAFGGHDSSSILAIHVAIDLAIALAGGILLALWRYYSLIVEGPLLLADTQDKLAQANFELAKVKTNLEAMVQERTNELLQTNKKLETEIKERKQAEEETRRTQQFLNSVVENLPVSIFIKEAAELRFVFWNKASEELTGYTPEEVLGMNDYNFFPPEQANFFTSRDREVLENKKLLEIAEEPIQTKHRGAKILHTKKIPILDESGRPRYILGISEDITQRKQVMEALRKSEAEGTRLIASLREQATELNKAMQKLQNTQSQLVQSEKMSSLGQLVAGVAHEINNPVSFIYGNVAHADQYTQELLNLLHLYQQYYPLPVPEIQAEIESIDLDFLEQDLAKILSSMKVGVDRIRQIVLSLRNFSRLDEAEMKPVDIHDGLDSTLLILQNRLEAKAGRKGIELSKEYGNLPKVECYPGQLNQVFMNILANAIDAVEDYTYQQLAISTIENLHINSRQPGQQHPTPSIKIRTEVLSTRKGSYAVIRIRDNGTGIPAEVKARLFDPFFTTKPVGKGTGLGLSISYQIVVEKHKGQLKCYSEPGEGTEFWIQIPISHNLALQ; encoded by the coding sequence ATGCTGAGTGTACTTTCTTTAAGTACAAATACTTTAATAGCCGCTTGTTATTATCCAATTGCTTTCTTAATCTTTAGAGGTCTCTTACAAAGACAGCATCTAACTGGCAATCCTCTATTACTCGCAACCCTAGCAGTTTTCTTCATCTGTGCCCTTAGACATTCAGCGCACATCGTAATAATAGCTTTTGGCGGACACGATAGCTCCTCAATATTGGCAATTCATGTAGCAATTGACCTAGCGATCGCTCTAGCAGGTGGAATCTTACTGGCGCTGTGGCGTTACTACTCGCTAATCGTAGAAGGCCCGCTTTTACTTGCCGATACGCAAGACAAATTAGCTCAGGCAAATTTCGAGTTGGCAAAGGTAAAAACAAATCTGGAAGCGATGGTGCAAGAACGCACAAATGAATTATTACAGACAAATAAAAAATTAGAAACTGAAATTAAGGAACGCAAACAAGCCGAAGAAGAAACGCGCCGCACCCAACAATTCCTTAACTCGGTAGTGGAAAATCTGCCAGTAAGCATTTTCATAAAAGAAGCGGCGGAACTGCGATTTGTGTTCTGGAACAAAGCCAGCGAAGAGCTGACTGGCTATACCCCAGAAGAGGTACTGGGGATGAACGATTATAACTTTTTTCCCCCAGAACAGGCTAATTTCTTCACAAGCCGCGATCGCGAAGTGTTAGAAAATAAAAAACTTCTAGAAATTGCCGAAGAACCAATACAGACCAAGCATAGAGGCGCAAAAATACTACACACTAAAAAAATCCCGATTCTCGACGAATCAGGAAGACCGCGCTATATATTAGGCATTTCAGAAGACATTACCCAACGCAAGCAAGTTATGGAGGCTTTGCGTAAATCGGAAGCTGAAGGGACGAGATTAATCGCGTCTCTGCGAGAACAAGCAACCGAGCTGAATAAAGCAATGCAAAAACTACAAAATACTCAATCTCAGCTTGTTCAAAGCGAAAAAATGTCTAGCTTGGGGCAATTGGTTGCTGGCGTTGCTCACGAAATTAATAACCCAGTCAGCTTCATTTACGGGAATGTAGCTCATGCGGATCAATACACCCAAGAACTGCTTAATTTATTACATTTATACCAGCAATACTATCCCCTGCCAGTACCTGAAATTCAAGCAGAAATAGAGTCTATAGACCTCGATTTCTTAGAGCAAGATCTAGCTAAAATATTATCTTCGATGAAGGTAGGCGTAGACCGCATTCGTCAGATTGTTCTTAGTTTGCGTAACTTCTCGCGCCTTGATGAAGCAGAAATGAAACCAGTCGATATTCACGACGGTTTAGATAGCACGTTGCTAATTTTGCAAAATCGACTGGAAGCAAAGGCGGGAAGAAAGGGAATTGAGTTGAGTAAAGAATACGGCAACTTACCCAAAGTCGAGTGTTACCCTGGACAGCTAAACCAGGTGTTTATGAATATACTTGCTAATGCAATTGATGCTGTGGAAGACTACACCTATCAGCAGTTAGCAATCAGTACTATAGAGAATTTGCATATAAATTCTCGCCAGCCAGGTCAACAACATCCAACACCTTCTATTAAGATTCGTACCGAAGTTTTATCAACCCGTAAAGGCTCTTACGCAGTTATTCGGATTAGGGATAATGGCACAGGTATTCCCGCAGAGGTGAAAGCGCGGCTGTTTGACCCCTTCTTTACTACCAAACCTGTTGGTAAAGGGACGGGTTTGGGGTTATCTATCAGCTATCAAATCGTGGTCGAGAAACACAAAGGACAATTGAAGTGTTACTCAGAACCAGGGGAAGGAACGGAGTTCTGGATTCAAATTCCCATTTCTCATAATCTAGCTTTACAGTAA
- a CDS encoding pitrilysin family protein: MTSTLLKSPPLNAPTLHKLPNGLTIVAEQMPVEAVNLSVWANVGSAIEPDDINGMAHFLEHMVFKGTAKLQSGEFERAIEERGAVTNAATSQDYTQYYITTAPKDFAHLAPLQLDVVFNPSIPDEAFERERLVVLEEIRRADDNPRRRTFQRSMEVAFEKLPYRRPVLGPASVIEGLKPQQMRDFHASRYQPKSITAVAVGNLPVDELIGIVADAFTRQHRAAEPPVTQERLQEDRPEPAFREIVRREYVDPSLQQARLMMCWRVPGMKQVEQTYALDVLAVILGNGRLSRLFRDLRENRHLVTHIGASNMTQQLQGLFYIGAQLPAENVEEVEAAIAQHIRAFQTEPVAEADIARVRTLVANRFIFGNETPSDRANLYGYYQSMMGDLAPALNYPSQIQALNAVDLQTAAQKYLSPDAYGVVVVKPGQA; this comes from the coding sequence ATGACTTCAACCCTCTTAAAATCGCCTCCACTCAACGCCCCCACACTCCACAAGTTACCCAACGGTCTAACGATTGTCGCAGAGCAAATGCCCGTTGAAGCCGTGAACCTCAGCGTGTGGGCTAACGTTGGTTCAGCTATTGAGCCAGACGACATCAACGGTATGGCTCACTTTCTAGAACACATGGTCTTTAAGGGGACAGCGAAGCTGCAAAGTGGAGAGTTTGAGCGTGCGATTGAGGAGCGGGGCGCGGTAACAAATGCCGCCACCAGCCAAGACTACACGCAATACTACATCACCACTGCACCTAAAGATTTTGCCCATCTTGCACCGCTGCAACTAGATGTGGTGTTCAATCCCAGCATTCCAGATGAGGCATTTGAACGGGAGCGGTTGGTAGTTTTAGAAGAAATTCGCCGCGCCGACGATAATCCCCGCCGCCGCACTTTTCAGCGGTCGATGGAGGTAGCGTTTGAAAAGCTGCCCTACCGTCGCCCAGTACTTGGCCCAGCATCGGTGATTGAGGGGCTAAAGCCGCAACAAATGCGCGATTTCCACGCCAGCAGATATCAACCAAAATCGATAACAGCGGTAGCAGTGGGGAATTTGCCAGTTGATGAATTAATTGGCATTGTTGCAGATGCATTTACCCGTCAGCATAGAGCCGCAGAACCCCCCGTTACTCAAGAAAGGTTACAAGAGGATCGACCTGAACCTGCATTTAGAGAAATTGTGCGGCGGGAGTACGTTGACCCAAGCTTACAGCAAGCGCGGCTGATGATGTGTTGGCGAGTGCCTGGAATGAAACAGGTAGAACAGACTTACGCGCTGGACGTGTTAGCTGTGATTTTGGGCAATGGGCGGCTGTCGCGGCTATTTCGCGATTTGCGCGAAAACAGGCATCTGGTTACGCATATTGGGGCTAGCAATATGACACAGCAGCTTCAGGGGTTATTTTATATTGGGGCGCAGTTGCCAGCAGAGAATGTGGAAGAAGTAGAAGCTGCGATCGCACAACACATCCGCGCTTTCCAGACCGAACCTGTGGCGGAAGCAGATATTGCTCGCGTGCGGACATTAGTGGCGAATCGGTTTATTTTTGGGAACGAGACACCAAGCGATCGCGCCAATTTGTACGGCTACTATCAGTCGATGATGGGCGATTTAGCCCCAGCACTGAACTATCCAAGCCAGATTCAAGCGCTAAATGCGGTGGATCTCCAGACCGCTGCCCAAAAGTATCTATCCCCCGATGCTTACGGTGTTGTTGTTGTCAAACCAGGCCAAGCGTAG
- a CDS encoding fructosamine kinase family protein yields the protein MWTEIDAHITQMTGKKFHSEQRQSVSGGCINQGYKVASGDCAYFVKVNQASMVEMFEAEALGLQQMLETKTIRVPQPICWGRASSSAYVVLEWLELGRGDTKSWEELGRKLAAMHKSTPNPPFLKGGTKAVFGWDRNNTIGSTPQINTWTEEWAEFWAKHRLGYQFQLALRRGGNFPAKERLLAAIPELLADYHPLPSLVHGDLWGGNAGFTTRGEPTIFDPAAHYGDREVDIAMTELFGGFPPAFYSGYNNVFPLDSGYERRKTLYNLYHILNHFNLFGGGYASQANRMIQQILG from the coding sequence ATGTGGACAGAAATTGATGCTCATATTACCCAGATGACTGGGAAGAAGTTTCACAGCGAACAACGCCAGTCGGTGAGTGGCGGCTGTATCAATCAAGGCTATAAAGTCGCTAGCGGTGACTGCGCCTACTTCGTCAAAGTCAACCAAGCTTCTATGGTTGAGATGTTTGAAGCTGAGGCGTTGGGGTTGCAGCAAATGCTGGAAACTAAAACCATCCGCGTCCCACAACCTATTTGCTGGGGTAGGGCGTCAAGTTCTGCCTATGTGGTTTTGGAATGGCTTGAGTTAGGGCGTGGTGATACTAAATCTTGGGAGGAACTGGGGCGGAAGTTAGCAGCGATGCATAAATCTACCCCTAACCCCCCTTTTTTAAAGGGGGGAACTAAGGCGGTATTTGGCTGGGATAGGAACAACACGATTGGTTCTACGCCGCAAATCAACACTTGGACTGAAGAGTGGGCGGAGTTTTGGGCAAAACACCGACTGGGTTATCAATTCCAACTGGCGCTGCGTCGCGGCGGAAATTTTCCCGCTAAGGAACGGTTATTGGCGGCGATTCCCGAACTATTGGCGGATTATCACCCTCTACCATCCCTCGTTCACGGCGATTTGTGGGGGGGAAATGCAGGTTTTACGACAAGGGGGGAACCAACGATCTTCGATCCGGCGGCGCATTATGGCGATCGCGAGGTCGATATCGCCATGACTGAACTCTTTGGCGGTTTCCCGCCAGCGTTTTATAGCGGATATAACAATGTCTTCCCGTTAGATTCAGGCTACGAACGACGAAAAACGCTTTATAACCTCTATCACATTCTCAATCACTTCAATTTGTTCGGCGGCGGCTACGCTTCGCAAGCAAATCGGATGATTCAGCAGATTTTAGGATAA